In Flavobacterium lacustre, a genomic segment contains:
- a CDS encoding GNAT family N-acetyltransferase codes for MKISLRPYQTEDTQAILEIINYNILNSTALYDYNVRSYEQQKNILEEKINKNFPVIVAELNGKVVGFGMYSEFRFREAYKFTVEHSVYVDHEYHGKGIGKVLLQELIRIAKAQNLHTMIAVIDAENESSVEFHEKFGFKIVGVIKESGYKFDRWLHSVFMQLILE; via the coding sequence ATGAAAATTAGCTTAAGACCATATCAAACCGAAGATACACAAGCAATATTAGAAATAATTAACTATAATATTCTTAATTCAACCGCGCTTTATGATTACAATGTTAGAAGTTATGAGCAGCAAAAGAATATTTTGGAGGAAAAAATCAACAAAAATTTCCCTGTGATTGTAGCGGAACTAAATGGTAAAGTTGTGGGTTTTGGAATGTACAGCGAATTTCGCTTCAGAGAAGCTTATAAATTTACCGTTGAACATTCTGTGTATGTCGACCATGAGTATCATGGCAAAGGGATTGGAAAAGTACTATTACAGGAATTAATCCGAATCGCAAAAGCGCAAAATCTTCATACGATGATTGCGGTTATTGATGCTGAAAATGAAAGTAGTGTTGAATTTCATGAAAAATTTGGTTTCAAAATTGTTGGTGTCATCAAAGAATCCGGTTATAAATTTGACCGTTGGTTGCATTCGGTTTTCATGCAATTGATTTTAGAATAA
- a CDS encoding alpha/beta fold hydrolase → MSKKNKNISQSLRIPRVILLISKFFAFISTKLVTLFASKLFTTPIKHKVPKRELEMDRKSIQNLMLVPAINKQVMIYEYGESDKKILLVHGWSGRGTQLFKIADAFLAAGYSTLSFDAPAHGKSPGNETIMVDFIASILEINTKYGPFEAVVGHSLGGMSVLNAIKRGLNVKHAVIIGSGDIVQDILDDFISKLELKPIISTKLRLYFEKKYNEKMDDFSGYKAASEITIPVLVIHDKEDQEVPVKAGIHIHKHLKNGALILTEGLGHRKILGDSNVVQKTVEFITSK, encoded by the coding sequence ATGTCAAAAAAAAACAAAAATATTTCTCAATCATTAAGAATTCCGAGGGTTATTTTATTAATAAGTAAATTTTTCGCTTTTATTTCAACAAAATTAGTAACTCTTTTTGCTTCAAAATTATTTACGACACCCATAAAACATAAGGTTCCAAAAAGAGAATTGGAAATGGACCGCAAAAGCATTCAAAATTTAATGTTAGTTCCCGCAATCAATAAGCAAGTTATGATTTATGAATACGGAGAAAGCGACAAGAAAATATTATTAGTTCATGGTTGGTCAGGAAGAGGAACACAATTATTTAAAATAGCTGATGCTTTTTTGGCTGCAGGATATTCAACCCTAAGTTTTGATGCGCCAGCTCACGGAAAATCTCCCGGAAATGAAACAATAATGGTTGATTTTATCGCTTCTATTTTGGAAATTAATACCAAATATGGACCTTTTGAAGCAGTTGTAGGTCATTCTTTAGGAGGAATGTCAGTACTAAATGCTATAAAAAGAGGATTGAACGTTAAACATGCTGTAATAATAGGAAGCGGTGATATTGTTCAGGATATTTTGGATGATTTCATTTCTAAATTAGAATTAAAACCAATAATCAGTACAAAACTTCGTTTGTATTTTGAAAAAAAGTATAACGAAAAAATGGATGATTTCTCGGGCTATAAAGCGGCATCAGAAATCACAATTCCTGTTCTTGTTATTCATGATAAAGAGGACCAAGAAGTTCCAGTAAAAGCAGGAATTCATATCCATAAACATTTAAAAAATGGAGCGCTTATATTGACCGAAGGACTAGGACACCGAAAAATTTTAGGCGATTCAAATGTAGTTCAAAAAACGGTTGAGTTCATAACCAGTAAATAA
- the msrB gene encoding peptide-methionine (R)-S-oxide reductase MsrB encodes MKYPLEKTEQEWNELLGPERFRILRQKGTEYPHTGKYNLHYEKGTYCCGACNEPLFESDSKFDAHCGWPSFDESIPGKVEYITDTTHGMKRTEILCANCGSHLGHVFNDGPTKTGQRYCVNSLSVDFKEI; translated from the coding sequence ATGAAATATCCTTTAGAAAAAACAGAACAAGAATGGAACGAATTATTAGGGCCGGAACGCTTTAGAATTCTTCGTCAAAAAGGAACCGAATATCCTCATACCGGTAAATATAATTTGCATTATGAAAAAGGAACTTATTGTTGCGGAGCCTGCAATGAACCCTTATTTGAAAGTGATTCTAAGTTTGATGCGCATTGTGGATGGCCTTCTTTTGACGAATCAATTCCCGGAAAAGTAGAATACATAACTGATACTACACACGGTATGAAACGTACCGAAATTCTATGCGCTAATTGTGGAAGTCATCTGGGACATGTTTTTAATGACGGCCCCACTAAAACCGGACAACGCTACTGTGTCAATTCATTATCTGTAGATTTTAAAGAAATATAA
- a CDS encoding endonuclease III domain-containing protein has protein sequence MDLFGQTPDWATYLSPILTKYKNRKHPLAYENLYQLVVMVILSAQDSDANINAVAPALFEIYPDMERLSVTNREALLPNISTVRNFGTKANWLIEIAQIIEKNENIPLTMNALTALKGIGRKSANVIMRETNQPAEGIIADLHVIRVAPRIGLISETKDGNKVEKQLMQVLPKSIWGEIGMAISFLGREICRPKPKCDLCPINNFCAYYANEN, from the coding sequence ATGGATTTATTTGGTCAAACTCCAGATTGGGCAACTTATTTATCACCAATCCTGACAAAATATAAAAATAGAAAACATCCTTTAGCCTACGAAAATTTATATCAGTTAGTGGTTATGGTTATTTTATCGGCGCAAGACTCTGATGCAAATATCAATGCGGTAGCACCTGCTCTATTTGAAATATATCCAGACATGGAACGTTTATCAGTGACTAACAGAGAGGCATTATTGCCTAATATCAGCACCGTTCGGAATTTTGGAACAAAAGCCAATTGGCTGATTGAAATTGCTCAAATCATCGAAAAAAACGAGAATATTCCATTAACGATGAATGCTTTAACAGCCTTAAAAGGCATTGGAAGAAAATCCGCCAATGTAATAATGCGGGAAACAAATCAGCCAGCCGAAGGCATTATTGCCGATTTGCATGTCATTCGAGTAGCGCCAAGAATAGGTTTAATTTCTGAAACTAAAGACGGTAACAAAGTGGAAAAACAATTGATGCAGGTTTTGCCAAAATCAATTTGGGGTGAAATTGGTATGGCGATTTCTTTTCTTGGAAGAGAAATTTGTCGACCAAAACCCAAATGCGATTTATGTCCGATAAATAATTTTTGCGCTTATTATGCGAATGAAAATTAA
- a CDS encoding tRNA dihydrouridine synthase — MNYTLLSSPLQGFTDFRFRNAQNKYFGGIDTFYSPYIRLNGKLVVKSSYERDLLPENNVGLEVIPQIITNDADEFLFVAKYVQEMGYKELNWNLGCPYPMVTKSGMGSGLIKNTEQINHILDRAHSETDIIVSMKMRLGYDTTEEILDVLPILDQYPIKNIAIHARIGKQLYKGGVHLDAFQHCIDNTKHKLYYNGDITSVKKFQEMQERFPTIDHWMIGRGLIADPFLPGMIKNNAVEYPKNKIELFSAFHDTLYQGYSESLSGSTHILLKMHHLWEYFSVIFSNPHKVHKNIKKSKSIRNYEATVAEILKAEINQK; from the coding sequence ATGAACTACACCTTACTTTCATCGCCTTTACAGGGATTTACCGACTTTCGTTTTAGGAATGCCCAAAATAAATATTTTGGCGGAATTGATACTTTTTATTCTCCTTACATTCGTTTAAACGGAAAATTAGTTGTTAAATCTTCTTATGAACGGGATTTACTCCCTGAAAATAATGTTGGTTTAGAGGTAATTCCACAAATTATAACGAACGATGCCGATGAGTTTTTATTTGTTGCCAAATATGTTCAAGAAATGGGTTATAAAGAATTGAACTGGAATTTAGGATGTCCTTATCCTATGGTTACCAAGTCTGGTATGGGTTCCGGTTTGATTAAAAATACGGAACAAATCAATCATATTCTGGACAGAGCTCATTCTGAAACAGATATTATCGTATCGATGAAAATGCGTTTGGGATATGATACTACCGAAGAAATTTTGGATGTTTTGCCTATTTTAGATCAATATCCAATTAAGAATATTGCCATTCACGCGCGTATTGGAAAACAACTGTATAAAGGCGGCGTACATCTTGACGCATTTCAACATTGTATCGATAATACCAAACACAAATTGTATTATAATGGCGATATTACTTCGGTAAAAAAGTTTCAGGAGATGCAGGAACGTTTTCCAACTATTGACCATTGGATGATTGGCAGAGGTTTAATTGCGGATCCTTTTTTGCCCGGCATGATAAAAAACAATGCTGTAGAATATCCTAAAAACAAAATAGAATTATTCAGTGCGTTTCACGACACATTGTACCAAGGATATAGCGAATCACTTTCAGGATCGACTCATATCTTATTAAAAATGCATCATTTATGGGAATACTTTTCGGTTATATTTTCAAATCCCCATAAAGTTCATAAAAACATTAAAAAATCCAAAAGTATTCGAAATTATGAAGCCACTGTTGCAGAAATTTTGAAAGCCGAAATAAATCAAAAATAA
- a CDS encoding glycogen synthase, which translates to MELFHISAECYPAAKVGGLADVVGALPKYQSTEGHDVRVVIPAYDTKFINENEFECVHWSHVKLGNFNFPFSVHKEKTDKLGFELYVIAIQELFDRKEVYGYEDDIERFVSFQIATLDWILGRREIPDVINCHDHHTGLIPFMMLYAHKYQKLKNIPTVLTIHSGLYQGIFGFNKLYYLPEFDLAHVGVLEWGNAINSLAVGIKCASAVTTVSPNYLNEINHSSNGLESLFNMVRQKSKGILNGIDEKVWNPATDKVLVSNYTIDTIENGKQKNKEKLCDIFDLDPSKPLFSFIGRLLEEKGADLLPQASALALAEHLNEINILILGSGNETIETELNQLLPDYKGNYNTFIGYNEDLAHLIFAGSDFLLMPSRVEPCGLNQMYALRYGTIPVVRRTGGLKDTVIDFEDGGNGICHEQTSVTDICTSIRRALKMYEDKKTLNKIRKSGMQIDHSWSSVCKEYIEVYNLIIKRNES; encoded by the coding sequence ATGGAATTATTTCACATCAGTGCAGAATGTTATCCTGCGGCAAAAGTAGGCGGTTTGGCTGACGTTGTTGGAGCATTACCAAAATACCAAAGTACCGAAGGGCATGACGTACGAGTAGTGATTCCGGCTTATGATACTAAATTTATAAATGAAAATGAATTTGAATGTGTTCATTGGAGTCATGTGAAATTAGGAAATTTTAATTTTCCGTTTAGCGTACACAAAGAAAAAACAGATAAACTGGGATTTGAATTATATGTAATAGCCATTCAGGAGTTATTTGACCGCAAAGAAGTTTATGGTTATGAAGATGATATTGAGCGATTTGTATCTTTTCAAATTGCTACTTTAGATTGGATTTTAGGGCGAAGAGAAATTCCGGATGTTATTAACTGTCACGATCATCATACAGGATTGATTCCTTTTATGATGCTTTATGCACACAAATATCAAAAATTAAAAAATATACCAACGGTGTTAACCATTCATAGTGGTTTGTATCAGGGGATTTTTGGATTTAATAAATTGTATTATTTGCCTGAATTTGATTTGGCTCATGTTGGTGTTTTAGAATGGGGGAATGCTATCAATTCTCTGGCTGTTGGAATAAAATGTGCTAGCGCGGTAACGACTGTATCACCTAATTATTTGAATGAAATTAATCATTCTTCAAATGGATTGGAATCATTGTTTAATATGGTGCGTCAGAAGTCGAAAGGAATTTTGAATGGTATTGATGAAAAAGTCTGGAATCCGGCTACTGATAAAGTATTAGTCAGTAATTATACGATTGACACGATTGAAAATGGAAAGCAAAAAAACAAAGAGAAACTTTGCGATATTTTTGATTTAGACCCGTCGAAACCGCTTTTTAGTTTTATTGGACGATTATTAGAAGAAAAAGGAGCTGATTTATTGCCGCAAGCATCAGCATTGGCTTTAGCCGAGCATTTAAATGAAATTAATATTCTAATTTTAGGTTCAGGAAATGAAACTATAGAAACAGAATTGAATCAATTATTGCCAGATTATAAAGGAAATTACAACACTTTCATTGGATACAATGAAGATTTAGCGCATTTGATTTTTGCAGGTTCAGATTTTTTATTAATGCCATCAAGAGTAGAACCTTGCGGATTAAACCAAATGTATGCCTTACGTTACGGAACAATTCCCGTAGTGAGAAGAACCGGAGGATTGAAAGACACAGTAATAGATTTTGAAGACGGCGGAAATGGGATTTGTCACGAGCAAACCAGCGTTACAGATATTTGTACTTCAATAAGAAGAGCATTGAAAATGTATGAGGACAAGAAAACTTTAAATAAAATTAGAAAATCAGGAATGCAAATTGACCATTCTTGGAGTAGCGTTTGCAAAGAATATATAGAAGTATACAATTTAATTATTAAAAGAAATGAAAGCTAA
- the menD gene encoding 2-succinyl-5-enolpyruvyl-6-hydroxy-3-cyclohexene-1-carboxylic-acid synthase, translated as MIYPKIPLAQSIIQICLAKGITTIIISPGSRNAPLTIGFVSNPAFKCYSIADERCAAFFAVGMAQQTKKPIALVCTSGSALLNYYPAFAEAFYSQIPLIVISADRPQSKIDIGDGQTIRQENVFSNHSLYNANLQEHVSAENDLKINEAIDCAMLEKGPVHINAPFEEPLYETVSELSVNVNSFASANNTPTNSIENLAEFASIWNNSTRKMILVGVNDPNVISDKTIAHFAEDKSVVVLTETTSNVHHPTFINNIDTIITPFTNEDFERFLPEILVTFGGMVVSKRIKAFLRKYKPKHHWHIDNWRAYDTFNALTHHFEADPNAFFSAFLPLTNTIESDYFQQLDAVKELRKVKGDLYLSKIPFSDFKVFEKVIQSLPTNSQLQISNSSAIRYAQLIDIDPSIEVYCNRGTSGIDGSTSTAIGAAVANEKQTVFISGDIGFLYDSNALWNSYIPKNFKIILINNGGGGIFRILPGHEESPVFNTFFETSHCHTAEHLAKMFGFEYSIASDEKSLDSSLKMLYTKNEKPSILEVFTPTLKNDQILLQFFKELV; from the coding sequence ATGATTTATCCAAAAATACCTTTAGCACAAAGCATCATACAAATCTGTTTAGCCAAAGGAATCACTACCATAATAATTTCCCCAGGTTCTCGAAATGCCCCTTTAACAATTGGTTTTGTTAGCAATCCGGCATTTAAATGTTACAGTATTGCTGACGAGCGTTGTGCTGCTTTTTTTGCAGTAGGAATGGCGCAACAAACCAAAAAACCTATCGCGCTGGTTTGTACTTCCGGTTCAGCTTTACTAAATTATTATCCTGCTTTTGCAGAAGCATTTTACAGTCAGATTCCTTTGATTGTGATTTCGGCAGACAGACCCCAAAGTAAAATTGATATTGGAGACGGTCAAACCATTCGTCAAGAAAATGTATTCTCAAATCATTCGTTGTACAATGCCAATTTACAAGAGCATGTTTCGGCAGAAAATGATTTAAAAATCAACGAAGCGATTGATTGTGCTATGCTCGAAAAAGGTCCGGTTCATATCAACGCTCCTTTTGAAGAACCTTTGTATGAAACCGTTTCAGAACTTTCGGTGAACGTGAATAGTTTCGCTTCCGCAAATAATACTCCGACAAATTCCATAGAAAACTTAGCTGAATTTGCTTCCATTTGGAACAATTCTACTAGAAAAATGATTCTCGTAGGTGTGAATGATCCCAATGTCATTTCGGACAAAACAATTGCGCATTTTGCTGAAGACAAATCAGTTGTGGTTTTAACCGAAACGACTTCTAATGTTCACCATCCAACATTTATTAATAATATTGACACCATAATCACACCTTTTACAAATGAGGATTTTGAACGATTTCTTCCGGAAATTTTAGTCACTTTTGGCGGAATGGTTGTCTCTAAACGGATTAAGGCTTTTTTGCGAAAGTATAAACCAAAACACCATTGGCATATTGATAACTGGAGAGCTTATGATACTTTTAATGCTTTAACACATCATTTTGAAGCAGATCCAAATGCCTTTTTTAGCGCCTTTTTGCCACTTACAAATACAATTGAAAGTGATTATTTTCAGCAATTAGATGCCGTAAAAGAACTGAGAAAAGTAAAAGGGGATTTGTATTTGTCTAAAATTCCTTTTTCAGATTTTAAAGTTTTCGAAAAAGTAATTCAAAGTTTACCAACGAACAGTCAACTGCAAATCAGTAATAGCTCTGCCATTCGATATGCACAATTAATAGATATCGATCCTTCAATTGAAGTCTATTGCAATCGAGGAACCAGTGGAATTGACGGCAGCACTTCGACTGCGATTGGTGCGGCTGTGGCCAATGAAAAACAAACCGTATTCATCAGTGGTGATATTGGTTTTTTATATGACAGCAATGCTTTGTGGAATAGTTATATTCCTAAAAACTTCAAAATAATCTTGATTAATAACGGTGGTGGAGGGATTTTCAGAATCTTACCAGGACATGAGGAAAGCCCTGTTTTCAATACTTTCTTTGAAACTTCACATTGTCATACAGCAGAACATTTAGCAAAAATGTTTGGATTTGAATACAGCATTGCCAGTGATGAAAAAAGTTTAGATTCCAGTTTGAAAATGCTTTACACTAAAAATGAAAAACCAAGCATTCTTGAGGTTTTCACACCAACATTAAAAAACGATCAAATTTTATTGCAGTTTTTTAAAGAATTAGTTTAA
- a CDS encoding glucose-1-phosphate adenylyltransferase: protein MKAKKKNVIAIILGGGQGSRLYPLTETRSKPAVPIGGKYRLVDIPISNCMNSDIYRMFVLTQFNSASLNAHIKNTYNFSIFSHAFVDILAAEQTPDNPTWFQGTSDAVRQCMPHFLNHEFDYALILSGDQLYQMDFNEMLEAHINAEADISIATLPVNAKDAPEFGILKTNSESCIESFIEKPAAELLPDWESDVSEEMKSQGKHYLASMGIYIFNRKLLIELMKNPDTKDFGKEIIPQAVGHRKILSYQYEGYWTDIGNIDSFFEANIGLTNDIPEFNLFDNDNKIFTRPRLLPPSKFQKTTIEKSLISEGCIIHAKEIHQSVIGIRSRIGEGTVIKNCYVMGNDFYQSIDDMKEDVYNDKQLVGIGERCFINNAIVDKNCRIGNDVHIEGGKHLENLNHELYAIKDGIVVIKKGAIIPNNFSIK, encoded by the coding sequence ATGAAAGCTAAAAAGAAAAACGTAATTGCAATTATTTTAGGAGGAGGTCAGGGTTCTAGATTGTATCCGCTAACAGAAACAAGGTCAAAACCTGCTGTGCCAATTGGAGGAAAATACAGATTGGTTGATATTCCTATCTCAAATTGTATGAATTCGGATATTTATAGAATGTTTGTATTGACACAATTTAATTCGGCTTCTTTGAATGCCCATATAAAAAACACGTACAACTTTAGTATTTTTAGTCATGCCTTCGTTGATATTTTAGCTGCTGAACAAACGCCTGATAACCCAACCTGGTTTCAAGGAACTTCGGATGCTGTAAGACAATGTATGCCTCATTTCTTAAATCATGAATTTGATTATGCTTTAATTCTTTCAGGAGATCAACTGTATCAAATGGATTTTAACGAAATGTTAGAAGCACATATTAATGCAGAAGCTGATATTTCGATTGCTACATTGCCAGTAAATGCAAAAGATGCACCTGAATTTGGGATTTTAAAAACAAACTCCGAAAGCTGCATTGAATCTTTTATTGAAAAACCGGCTGCAGAGCTATTGCCTGATTGGGAATCAGACGTAAGCGAAGAGATGAAAAGCCAAGGAAAACATTATTTGGCATCAATGGGGATTTACATCTTCAACAGAAAATTATTGATTGAATTAATGAAAAATCCGGATACAAAGGATTTTGGTAAAGAAATCATTCCACAAGCCGTTGGACACCGAAAAATATTAAGCTATCAATATGAAGGATATTGGACAGATATTGGTAACATCGATTCTTTCTTTGAAGCTAATATTGGTTTAACAAATGATATTCCGGAGTTTAATTTATTTGATAACGACAATAAAATTTTCACAAGACCTCGTTTATTACCGCCTTCAAAATTTCAAAAAACTACGATTGAAAAATCATTAATTTCCGAAGGTTGTATTATTCATGCCAAAGAAATACATCAATCTGTAATTGGAATTCGTTCCAGAATAGGAGAAGGAACCGTTATCAAGAATTGTTATGTTATGGGTAATGATTTTTACCAAAGCATCGATGACATGAAAGAGGATGTTTATAATGACAAACAATTAGTAGGAATTGGAGAACGATGCTTTATAAACAATGCCATCGTAGATAAGAACTGTAGAATAGGCAATGATGTTCACATTGAAGGAGGAAAGCATCTAGAAAACCTTAATCATGAATTATATGCTATAAAAGATGGTATTGTTGTTATCAAAAAAGGAGCAATTATTCCTAATAATTTCAGTATCAAATAA
- a CDS encoding glutathione peroxidase translates to MKNLLFIASCAIMLFSCQNHAQPKPSEINMNEIPVAKETIYQFKVEDLSGNTFDFSTLKGKKIMIVNTASKCGLTPQYKDLEALYKEYKDKGFVIVGFPANNFASQEPGTNEEIATFCQQNYGVTFPMMDKVSVKGDDMCAVYQFLTQKSKNGLQDSEVEWNFQKYLINEKGELEKVISPRTLPTDTEVVNWVKG, encoded by the coding sequence ATGAAAAACCTATTATTTATAGCCAGCTGTGCTATTATGCTTTTCAGTTGTCAAAATCACGCACAACCTAAACCATCAGAAATTAATATGAATGAAATTCCAGTTGCCAAAGAAACTATTTATCAATTTAAAGTAGAAGATTTATCAGGAAACACCTTTGATTTTTCTACTTTAAAAGGTAAAAAAATAATGATTGTCAATACGGCTTCAAAATGTGGATTGACGCCACAATACAAAGATTTAGAAGCATTGTATAAAGAATACAAAGATAAAGGATTTGTGATTGTAGGTTTTCCGGCTAATAATTTTGCTTCGCAAGAGCCGGGAACCAATGAAGAAATTGCTACTTTTTGCCAACAAAATTATGGTGTAACTTTTCCTATGATGGACAAAGTTTCTGTAAAAGGTGATGATATGTGTGCCGTTTACCAATTTTTGACACAGAAATCTAAAAATGGTTTACAAGATTCAGAAGTAGAATGGAATTTTCAAAAATACCTTATCAATGAAAAAGGCGAATTAGAAAAAGTGATTTCGCCACGTACATTGCCTACAGATACCGAAGTGGTGAATTGGGTCAAAGGATAA